The Cyanobacterium sp. T60_A2020_053 DNA segment GATTGGAAACAAGAGGCATTAGCCAAGTTTTTGCAGGTATAGCCCCCATCTTTATTTTGAGTGGTGAAAAAATGTAAGTTAGGAAGTATTTAAGTTAACTGTTGGGTATAGGCAAAAGGCAACAGTTAAGAGTTTGAGCTGTTTTTAAAACTTAGTCCAAAATACCAGTTATATCAAGTTCGGATAATCACTTATAAAACAAAGTCTGTATTTTGAGTTTTCAGCAGATATTTAATTGTAACTGTTTAAGGGAACCTGATATTAAATGCGTCTTGGATTCACGGATATTTTATCGTAATCTAAGTTAAGCGACTTGAATAAAGCAGAATATAATAAATAGTAAGTATCAAAATGAATTTAAGCCATGAATCTAGCCAATTTATCATCAAAACCTGCTGAGTCTGCCAGTCAAGAGAAAGTTAAATTATTGGTTTTTCCCATTGGGAATCTCAACATGGCTTTGCATATCGATGTGGTGCAAAAAATTGTTAATTTTTCGACAGTATATAGTAGTGGCTTAAATCATTACGGCATGGTTAATTTGGAAGGGGAAGAAATTACAGTTTTAGACCTTAATCAGCGTTTGTTTCATTTACCTCAAACTTTTGAAAATCAGGAAAAAAAATATTTACTTTTAGCTCAAAATA contains these protein-coding regions:
- a CDS encoding chemotaxis protein CheW — translated: MNLANLSSKPAESASQEKVKLLVFPIGNLNMALHIDVVQKIVNFSTVYSSGLNHYGMVNLEGEEITVLDLNQRLFHLPQTFENQEKKYLLLAQNSGGERFGIIIQNTPSLFDVTLNRIRALPASYRQADTLKIATHVTMIPLEEEKELTVFILDPDELINPNTN